The segment TTCCACCAAAAAAAATCAACTCGTCATCAAGTACAAGTAACTTTGATGATGGGGATAAACTTTGACTTCAAAACTTATTTGAAAGGCGATTATCTTGCGAACAGAGAAAATAATCAGAATTTCTGGTCAAGATTACGTAGCACATTTATACACATTAAAGAGGAAAAGGAGCAGAGGGCAGGACTACAGCAAGTTTTCTCCCCTGCTCCCATGCTTACCAAATGGAGGGGTCGCCATGCTAACAGCAGCTAACGTCTCCTCCGAGATGGCGGTGAACTACTTCGTCAAGAATTACTATCACCAAGGAAAGTCGCTATGGAGTGGACAAGGGGCGGAGAAACTGGGATTGTCAGGGGCGATTGATGACGAATATGCTTTTAAAAATGTGATTGAAGGGCTTACGCCTGACGGTCAGCAGGAATTGAACGCCAGGGCAGTCAAGCCAAAAACTCGCAGAGCCGCATTAGACTGTACATTTTCTGCCCCCAAAAGTGTGAGCTTGATGGCATTGGTGGGTGGGGATAAACGTTTAATAGACGCTCACCATCAGGCTTTGAAACAAGTCATACAACTAATGGAACAGCGTTACGCCTACACCAGAGTGACTTCGGATAATGGCAGACATCGGGTGAAGACTAGCAACTTGGTGGTAGCTCAGTTTGACCACATCGAAAGTCGAGATTTAGACCCACATCTGCACACCCATTGTTTGCTGATGAATATGACGCAAACACCTGATGGTCAGTGGATGAGTTTGGGCAATGGTGAGATATTCGCTAATAAGAAATTCTTGGGCATGGCATACCAAAGCTATCTGGCGCGTGAGGTGCAGAAGCTGGGGTATGAGATAGAACCTCGCTTACATGGGCAGTTTGATATAAAAGGCTTTAAGGAAGAGGATTTAGAAGTATTTTCCCAACGCAGACAGCAGATACTTGCCAAAGCTGGGGCTAACTCCACCTGGGCAGAACGCGAGAAAGTTTGGGACACAACCAGACAACGCAAGCAGAATCTACCAGAATCAGAGTTACGAGCTTTGTGGCTTCAAGAAGCACAGGCATTGGGTATTACCTTTGTCCAGGCGGGAGAACCAAAATATGAACAGGCGGCTGCGGTCGGGGAACAACAAAGTCTTAAAGAAGCCTTAGAAAATGCAATCGCACACTGTAGTGAGAGAAATGTCGCCTTTAGACTGGAAGAATTAGAAAAATTTATCCTCTGTGAGAGGTTAGCCACAGATGTCACAGCAATTGAACCACTGGTGAAAGAACATCCAGAACTCATCAGTCTACCTCTGTTAACTGACCAATTCACAACGATGACAGCAGTTCGCCGAGAACTGGCAACCATCGAATTAATGCAGCAGGGTCAAGGGAGAGTCCCCCCAATTGCTCAAGTAGAAATAGTTGAAAGCCTGTTAGAAAAAACCTTACTCAATCAGGGGCAGAGGCAAGCCGTACAACTAGCAGCACTAACCCAAGACCAGTTTATCGCTTGGCAGGGGGTAGCTGGTGCGGGTAAAACTTTTGCACTCAAGGAATTGAAAGCTTTAGCCACTGATGCTGGATATACCATTAAAGGATTCGCCCCCAGTTCAGCCGCCGCAACGGTGTTGAGTCAAGAATTAGAGATTGAGACTCAGACAGTGGCGCGATTGTTGGTGTCTGAGCCGTCGCCAGAAAATGAACCCAATCAAAATCAAATTTGGATTGTGGATGAAGCGGGATTACTCAGTGCCAAAGATGCTCATGCACTACTGCAACGGGCAACCCTTGAGCAAGCCAGAGTTCTGTTTGTGGGTGACACTCGTCAATTATCAGCAGTCGAAGCAGGCAACCCGTTTAAATCCTTGCAACAAGCGGGAATTAAAACCGCATATCTGAATGAATCTTTACGCCAAAAAGACCCCAAACTCAAATTAGCCGTCGATTTAATTGCTGATGGCAGAGTACAAGCGGGTTTTGAGCATTTGTTAGCCAATGGCTCTATTCTTACTGTTGATGCTTCAGACAAAATCGCAGCGATCGCTAATGATTATATGATGGCTTCCCAGAGCAACGAGTCAAAACTCTGGTTTTAGCTGGAACGAATGCCGAAAGACTTGCCCTTACCGAAGCCATTCGAGACAAGCTCAAAGATGAAGGGACTTTGGGAGAAACTGCAACCATCACCCAACTGCAAACCAAAAATCTGTCGAAAGTACAGATGCGGTTTGCCCATAACTTTGAAATTGGGGATGTGATCATGCCAACACGCGATTATAAACGTCGCGGATTATCTAAGGGTCAACTGTATGAAGTGGTAGGTCAAACTACTGACAAATTGACCCTTAAAAGTGATGATGGCAGTCACTTAGAAGTCGATACAACCTTTGACAAAGCCGTATATCACTCTCAAGAAATTGAAATTGCGGTAGGCGATCGCTTGCAATGGAAGAAGAATGATAGACAATTGGGACGACGCAACGGACAAGAATTTACTGTTACGGCTATTGGGCAAGAAAAAGCCCAGATTCAATATCTTGATGGTCACACTGAGTCCATCAGCTTATTCCCAGCCCAGAATCTAGACTATGGGTGGGTGAGTACAACATATAGTAGCCAAGGTAAAACTGCTAACCGAGTTCTCATTGCGGCAGATTTCACTATTGGACAAGAAAGTTTTTATGTTGCCGCCAGTCGTGCCAAACATGAACTCAAGATTTATACCGAAGATCCAACTCGATTATTAGAGTTGGCACAAGAGTCAAAAGCCAAAGAAAATGCTTTGGAATTGCTCCGAACACAGGTTAAGGAGTCTCAGCAACAGCAGCTAGTAAATGTCAGCAATGAAGTTTCTACGGTAGCAACCGAAACAGTCATCTCTACTCCAGTTGTACAACCAGTTTTGAAGTCAGTAGCATCTAATGTTCAAAGCAACCTGGAAGCATCAACCGCACTTCCTTTAGTCCAACCTGTAATCCAAGAGACACCAGATGCTACCAAGGTTTTTGAGAAACCCATACTAAAGCCAAAAACATCTG is part of the Nostoc sp. UHCC 0870 genome and harbors:
- the mobF gene encoding MobF family relaxase; the encoded protein is MLTAANVSSEMAVNYFVKNYYHQGKSLWSGQGAEKLGLSGAIDDEYAFKNVIEGLTPDGQQELNARAVKPKTRRAALDCTFSAPKSVSLMALVGGDKRLIDAHHQALKQVIQLMEQRYAYTRVTSDNGRHRVKTSNLVVAQFDHIESRDLDPHLHTHCLLMNMTQTPDGQWMSLGNGEIFANKKFLGMAYQSYLAREVQKLGYEIEPRLHGQFDIKGFKEEDLEVFSQRRQQILAKAGANSTWAEREKVWDTTRQRKQNLPESELRALWLQEAQALGITFVQAGEPKYEQAAAVGEQQSLKEALENAIAHCSERNVAFRLEELEKFILCERLATDVTAIEPLVKEHPELISLPLLTDQFTTMTAVRRELATIELMQQGQGRVPPIAQVEIVESLLEKTLLNQGQRQAVQLAALTQDQFIAWQGVAGAGKTFALKELKALATDAGYTIKGFAPSSAAATVLSQELEIETQTVARLLVSEPSPENEPNQNQIWIVDEAGLLSAKDAHALLQRATLEQARVLFVGDTRQLSAVEAGNPFKSLQQAGIKTAYLNESLRQKDPKLKLAVDLIADGRVQAGFEHLLANGSILTVDASDKIAAIANDYMMASQSNESKLWF